In the genome of Penaeus monodon isolate SGIC_2016 chromosome 30, NSTDA_Pmon_1, whole genome shotgun sequence, the window AAGGAGNNNNNNNNNNNNNNNNNNNNNNNNNNNNNNNNNNNNNNNNNNNNNNNNNNNNNNNNNNNNNNNNNNNNNNNNNNNNNNNNNNNNNNNNNNNNNNNNNNNNNNNNNNNNNNNNNNNNNNNNNNNNNNNNNNNNNNNNNNNNNNNNNNNNNNNNNNNNNNNNNNNNNNNNNNNNNNNNNNNNNNNNNNNNNNNNNNNNNNNNNNNNNNNNNNNNNNNNNNNNNNNNNNNNNNNNNNNNNNNNNNNNNNNNNNNNNNNNNNNNNNNNNNNNNNNNNNNNNNNNNNNNNNNNNNNNNNNNNNNNNNNNNNNNNNNNNNNNNNNNNNNNNNNNNNNNNNNNNNNNNNNNNNNNNNNNNNNNNNNNNNNNNNNNNNNNNNNNNNNNNNNNNNAAGTGGCAGGAAAGTATTCCGTATAATTTCTGATGTGAAGTTACGATCATCTTCAATAACTGTAAAATCGCAGACTGCTGTAGGCGTCTCAAAGATAACTTTGAGGCCGTCCTAGAACGGCCTTTAACATCAGCCGAGTCATACGCGAAAATCGAGTGTTAAGGAGTCAAGCAAAATATGTCAACAATATATTTAAGTCTATAACCATTCGTGAATACTGCACCAGGACTCAAATATGGGACTTCGCTTTCCCACCGACGGGATACCTCCTGAAATCGAGAATTTCCCTTTCCTACTTCCTCCCTTTCTGGTAAGGATCGTTTCTATTGCTTGTCGTCATTGCAATCTATTATTAAGATCGACCACTATTGATACGGTATTCTCCGTTTCCGAAGCATGTGTGATAGTCAGTCAGTTATAGTTACATATTGCAATGCGATATTATGGTCACATTATTTAAatagcaaatacatacatacatactagctTAGATTGCTGATAAGTATTTGCATGCTTATAGCTGACAGCGTTGACTTGCCTGGTGGACTTGCCtggtggaaaaaaaacaatgcagtTGTGCACAAACCGACCCTGCTACTACCATTTGTATTTACCTACAGCAAACAAGGATGAAACGTCCcaattaatatttgataatatgtGAAAAAGAGACAGCACATACCGAACAAAaagtaagggaaaggaaaatcaagaaaacCTTAATGAAATGGGTTATTCTTTTAATGAAATGACGTGACAAGTTCGTTTTTCAACTATTTACAAGTTTGTGGGTATGGTGATGATCTTGTCAGGTGATACAATAAATTATATGGACTACAGTACACTACACCTCACGAGTGTACAATTTTGGGGATGAGCTACAGTCTTTCAATTCATTTTCCATGGAGGTTCTGCTTCATCATTAGCTAGCCTTACTGATGATTAAGTTGAAATAAGCATAACGAGAGCGGGCGAGACATATGATAACCAACCTCGTAAGGTGCAACTGTAATCcgaaattcatttttatttattcattgatgtttttttatgtttttattttttattcttttttttttttactttattctctACATTCGTTTGCTGCAAAAATGAACTGGGAAGTGCCGTggacaaatgaaacaaaatacacacaaggcTTAAACTTGGAAATATAAATTGAGATTTTAAAACAAAGGAAGATCTTTTTTGCCAAATCACTATTGAAATACTTTAGTAATGCACTTGCATATAAAGATGGCTTTTATATCAAACTAGCTTCCGTGCTCATTTCTGCACACACTAACCACTTTCAAAGGTGCTCATACACAATGCAATGTACATGATATCCTACTGCTCTAATAAAATAGATATCAATAAATTTTGGTTCACACAAAAATCCATGACAAACTATAACATAACACTTAGtgagtagaaaaaaatatcaatcaaaCATAATGACGTATTCATGTAGGACACATGTTTGCTGCACATAACAGGACATCCGGACCCCACCAATCTTATTCAAACACATGGCCACTACACTCTTGAACACCCAGAAGATATATTTTTGTCTCCAATAATTAtcctaaagaaaaaacaaatcaaatacaACAGTGGCTGTAAAAACAGCGATGATTTGTCCCCATCCAGCATTATTAACTTTCTGGGAACTTTACAGCGTTTGTTAATCTTCCAATTTCTGTCTTTAACTTGGGACGATGCGGATGAGGAAAAACCATAAATATTCTTAGCCTATGTAGGTTTTTCTTTAACACAAGGAAATGTACAATTTCTGAGAATGATCTGAGGGTTCATCGTGGGAACTGCAGGTACATATACATCGTAAAAGGAAGAGGTTATTATTCAGTCCATGAAGTCTCCAGTCACTTGGTATAGTGTCTGAAATACAATAACAGACAGTTTCATATGGTTAAGCCAGAGGATTGGAAGGCCTGATTGTCTAATTCAATTTACCTGATAAATTGCATCAAACAATATAGAAACTAAGTCACGAATGctgcaattttaaaaattctttgaaCAAAAACAGACTTCCACTGCcttaataatgggaaaaataaaccaaaagtttttgaaatgtggaaGGTAAAAATATCTACTTCCAGCAATGAGATCAGATAATGGGAGTAATGTTACAAAACGCGCAACATTGGCCTTGGCAACATGTCCACAAAACTTCTTCCTTATTAATATGAAACGGAAGATAGGTCTTGCAGATTTTACTTCCAAAGCATAAAACTATTCACTCTATTAAATACTCTATTTACTATGCTTAATTTCACACATCTAAACACAAACTAAATAAGCTAGTTTAGGTCAGATCaaacactttcactttcactgtcCATCCATTTCCCATCTTTCTTACTCCTTATATTAGTTACGTTTACTTGAAGTTGAAATGGACATGCCACAAAATAAAACTATGCATGTAACATCAATTCCAGGTGTTAAAACTTGGAGGAGAAAAGAAATTGCATTGAGGTAGCAAGCACTTTGGCCATTATGCCAATGCATCATAATACATGCTATGTTCACTGATCTAAATTCTCGCCAGACTCCCGTTCCAATGATATTCTATGCCTTTGTCATTATGCAGCAGCTGGACGAAAAATAGACACCTACAAAGGCAGATTAACCTCAGCAGTGGTGCAAAAcagtaaggaagaagaaaaaaagggacaaatacTTCAATATTTTCACATTTACAATAGTTCTATATTTTTGCCTACCTCAAATATTAAACCTAACTCTAATATGAATTTGTACGGTTTTGATTGGTAGGTGTAAATCTCTATCTTGACACATTTTCAATGTGACTTTGAGAAGAAATTTGCACTGGTGTATGATTATTGGCCAATGATGAAGCTTGTGTGGGTGGAATCTGTGGCAGTGACAGTGGTGAGGGGCTTTTTGAAGGCAATGGTTGGGATGAATGACCTGGAATTTGTGAATGAGGATGCACTGTTGCAGAAGGGTAAGACTGCAATGAAGCTGGTGGCCCCTGATTGGCTGGATGGGCTGAGGAGTACACAGGTGTGAGGAACTGACTGTTTACTGTTGAGACTGATGTATGTGATGGGTCTGGTGGCATATGTATAGATGTTGGCTGTATGTGACTTTGCATTGATCCTGAAGATTGTATCTGTGAGTGATCATGTGGGTGCATGGTCATGGGGCCATGACTTTGTACATGGACTGGCTCCTGGGTGCGAAAATGAGTATGGGATTCAGCTTGCAAAGGAAGTGATGTTTGTGGATTTGACTGCATCTCTGTATGATCTGATGAAGATGTATGTGCTTCTACAGATGAATATGACTGGTCAACAGATGAACATggctgtgtatgtatatccacTGCTGTAGGAGATGGAACTTGTGTCTGCAAAGGTATGGCTACATGATTCTGCAAGGGTGTGTGAGCTTCATGACTCTCCTGAGAGAACCCAGAGACTTCAACTGTATGTTGGAGAGTGTCTTCTCGCACTTGCTTTGGTGAGTGGGTTTCTACCTCATTATGACTGAAGGTCAGAGCTTCTTGACAAGTAGATGCCATCCTATTTTCTGGAAGAGTTACATCTACCTGCTCAAGATGTGGCATAatggcatcatcatcatattccatTTCGAATGGTTGATCTGGTCTCCTCTCTTGGGCTTTTTCTGGCACTGACTTGCCATCTTCACACTTGGATTCCTCTTTTATTAGCAAAGGTTCCTTTGATGTTTCAGAACTGGATGTATTTCTTGCTGGAGATCCCCATGTCCGTTCCAACTTTTGTGGATGGGTCTGCTCTTTCACAAGAACAGGCATCTGATCTGTCTCAGACTCCGACTCTGCAGGACTGCAATCATTTGAACATTTTTGCCCTGAAATAggttcattagtattaatatctgGCTTTGTACTTTCTTTCGAAAGTGATGATATCTCATTTGCTGAAGATGATGTATCTGGAGTAATCAGAGATCCTTTTACAGGGACTTGTCCAGACTCTGCTGGTAATGTGGGAGGTTTACTCGAGTCTTTGTCCTCTTCCATAACTGATCCAAGTAACCCTGATAGATCTGGTGTACAAACAATCTCACCTGGACTATTCTGAAGCCTGACAATTCTTAAGGGATTAATCCCCTTTCTGGCCATCTCATCTGCAGAGGCTTTACTGAGATTTTGTGGCAAGCTTCTGAATTTATCAGCTGCAACTTGAGGATTACTCTGGGATATTATCTTTGGGATATCACTAATCACTACAGATCGACTGGGaataatttttttgtcaaaatttggAGTTCTCTGGCGCGGCATCTTTGGTTTAAATGCTCTATTTCCTTCACGAGTTGGACTGCGATACTGAACTACCACTGAAGAAGATACTGGCAGAAGTATCCCAGAAACTTCTGCAGTTTCCTTCCTTTTAGTCAAGTCAGTGGAGGTTACTTTTGGTGCTACAGCAACTGGTTTGGGGGCTATACTCTTGAGCTCCTTTGTATGAGCACTAATCTTTGGAACTTTGCCTAATTTTGTCACTTCAGTTCCAGCAGGCAATGTGACAGTCGTTCCAGCCAATCGCAACTTCTCATGAAGGGTTTCCATAGAAACCAGAGTTTTCCCAACTGGTGTTTTGCCCCTCGCACCTTGGTCGATCTTGGGAACTTGCATGTGACCTGCTTTTCCCAACTTGATCAAATTTGTCTTGGATGTTCTGGGACCTCTGCTCTTTGGTGTCTTGGAGGCGCTTCCCTGTCTCCTGGAGTTGCTAGCCTTGGGGGTCTTGGCAACCTTGGATGTTGAGGGGCCAAAGGA includes:
- the LOC119592557 gene encoding lysine-specific demethylase 4A-like isoform X2, with protein sequence MGDHPKIMVFRPTWEEFKDFTKYIEYIESQGANKAGLAKIIPPKEWCPRKEGYDLEKLDMTIPAPICQVVTGKQGLYQQINIQKKAMTVQEFYKMANNDRYRTPKHSSYEDLERKYWKNITYVSPIYGADVSGSITDPDVKEWNINNLGTILDYVNEDYGISIEGVNTAYLYFGMWKTTFAWHTEDMDLYSINYLHFGAPKTWYAIPPEHGRRLERLANGFFPNSFKACPAYLRHKMSLMSPQILKQYSIPFNKITQDEGEIMITFPYGYHAGFNHGFNCAESTNFAMPRWVEYGKRATQCQCRGDMVKISMDTFVKRFQPERYELWLAGKDIGPHPEDPTRSTAAAQPSINDVLCNKKNVTPSPLIEQLLNQSPKKKKPKRHPIHQNKNEEELIFTGEEVVDEELSQVLDDIYAKAGESYSATASPERTSPVKRSMPGTSGVYSKKKKKLDGERVGIPSAMALSSSGLKIREDGAAESDKDRKEDLQHELGQVLSDIEGIISSKPEENYLSPTPMSFGPSTSKVAKTPKASNSRRQGSASKTPKSRGPRTSKTNLIKLGKAGHMQVPKIDQGARGKTPVGKTLVSMETLHEKLRLAGTTVTLPAGTEVTKLGKVPKISAHTKELKSIAPKPVAVAPKVTSTDLTKRKETAEVSGILLPVSSSVVVQYRSPTREGNRAFKPKMPRQRTPNFDKKIIPSRSVVISDIPKIISQSNPQVAADKFRSLPQNLSKASADEMARKGINPLRIVRLQNSPGEIVCTPDLSGLLGSVMEEDKDSSKPPTLPAESGQVPVKGSLITPDTSSSANEISSLSKESTKPDINTNEPISGQKCSNDCSPAESESETDQMPVLVKEQTHPQKLERTWGSPARNTSSSETSKEPLLIKEESKCEDGKSVPEKAQERRPDQPFEMEYDDDAIMPHLEQVDVTLPENRMASTCQEALTFSHNEVETHSPKQVREDTLQHTVEVSGFSQESHEAHTPLQNHVAIPLQTQVPSPTAVDIHTQPCSSVDQSYSSVEAHTSSSDHTEMQSNPQTSLPLQAESHTHFRTQEPVHVQSHGPMTMHPHDHSQIQSSGSMQSHIQPTSIHMPPDPSHTSVSTVNSQFLTPVYSSAHPANQGPPASLQSYPSATVHPHSQIPGHSSQPLPSKSPSPLSLPQIPPTQASSLANNHTPVQISSQSHIENVSR
- the LOC119592557 gene encoding lysine-specific demethylase 4A-like isoform X1; protein product: MGDHPKIMVFRPTWEEFKDFTKYIEYIESQGANKAGLAKIIPPKEWCPRKEGYDLEKLDMTIPAPICQVVTGKQGLYQQINIQKKAMTVQEFYKMANNDRYRTPKHSSYEDLERKYWKNITYVSPIYGADVSGSITDPDVKEWNINNLGTILDYVNEDYGISIEGVNTAYLYFGMWKTTFAWHTEDMDLYSINYLHFGAPKTWYAIPPEHGRRLERLANGFFPNSFKACPAYLRHKMSLMSPQILKQYSIPFNKITQDEGEIMITFPYGYHAGFNHGFNCAESTNFAMPRWVEYGKRATQCQCRGDMVKISMDTFVKRFQPERYELWLAGKDIGPHPEDPTRSTAAAQPSINDVLCNKKNVTPSPLIEQLLNQSPKKKKPKRHPIHQNKNEEELIFTGEEVVDEELSQVLDDIYAKAGESCWTNSATASPERTSPVKRSMPGTSGVYSKKKKKLDGERVGIPSAMALSSSGLKIREDGAAESDKDRKEDLQHELGQVLSDIEGIISSKPEENYLSPTPMSFGPSTSKVAKTPKASNSRRQGSASKTPKSRGPRTSKTNLIKLGKAGHMQVPKIDQGARGKTPVGKTLVSMETLHEKLRLAGTTVTLPAGTEVTKLGKVPKISAHTKELKSIAPKPVAVAPKVTSTDLTKRKETAEVSGILLPVSSSVVVQYRSPTREGNRAFKPKMPRQRTPNFDKKIIPSRSVVISDIPKIISQSNPQVAADKFRSLPQNLSKASADEMARKGINPLRIVRLQNSPGEIVCTPDLSGLLGSVMEEDKDSSKPPTLPAESGQVPVKGSLITPDTSSSANEISSLSKESTKPDINTNEPISGQKCSNDCSPAESESETDQMPVLVKEQTHPQKLERTWGSPARNTSSSETSKEPLLIKEESKCEDGKSVPEKAQERRPDQPFEMEYDDDAIMPHLEQVDVTLPENRMASTCQEALTFSHNEVETHSPKQVREDTLQHTVEVSGFSQESHEAHTPLQNHVAIPLQTQVPSPTAVDIHTQPCSSVDQSYSSVEAHTSSSDHTEMQSNPQTSLPLQAESHTHFRTQEPVHVQSHGPMTMHPHDHSQIQSSGSMQSHIQPTSIHMPPDPSHTSVSTVNSQFLTPVYSSAHPANQGPPASLQSYPSATVHPHSQIPGHSSQPLPSKSPSPLSLPQIPPTQASSLANNHTPVQISSQSHIENVSR